The nucleotide window ATGTGTTGCGGCGGCTGGCAGAACATTACACCCGGTTTGCGGAGGTGCAGGCCAAGTTTGTGTCGGCCCTGATCTACCCGGCGGTGGTGACGTTCGTCGGCATTGGCATCATCGTTTTCTTCATGACCTTCATGCTGCCGAAATTCAAGGAGATCTTTGAAGGCATCAAGGTCCCCCTGCCGCGGCCCACACAGATTTTGATGAAAGTGGGCGATTTGATGGTCAGCCCCAGTTTCTGGGTGATCTCCGGCCTGGTGATCTCGGCGCTGGCAGTGCTGTTCATGCGCTTCAAAAACTCCCCGGGCGGCCGGCGCACGCTGGACGGCTGGAAGCTGCGCCTGCCGGTGGTGGGGCAGATTTTCCGGCTCAACCTGTACGCCCAATTCGCGCGGGTGCTGGCGACGCTGCTGCAAAATGGCGTGCCGGTGCTCACGGCCCTCAAGATCACTGAGCAGGTCATCCCTAACCAGGTGTTGAAGGAGGCCATTGCCCAGACCCGCGAAGCGGTGACCGATGGCAAAACCCTGGCCCAGCCGCTGGCGCGCAGCAAGGTGTTCCCGCAGCTCATGATTGATTTGATCAAGATTGGCGAGGAAACCGGCGATGTGCCGGGGGCGTTGCGCAATCTGGCCGATACCTATGAAAATGAGTTGAGCTTGGCGTTGCGGGTGATGACCAATTTGATTGAGCCGGTGATGATCATCGTCATGGCCGTGGGCGTGGGGCTGCTCCTGTTCAGCATCCTCTCGGCCATGTTTGAAATCACCAACAGCATTGGACGCGGATGAAGCGGCGGCCGGGCGCAAAGGTGACAGGTGGACCCGCGGCGGGCGCGGGGCGGGGGGCGTTCACCTTGGTGGAACTGATGATTGTGGTGGCCATCATGGGGCTGGTGGTGGGCATCGGCATCCCCGCCATCTTCCGGGCGGCCGAGAAAGACGCCCTGCGCGCCACCGTCACCGCCATGATGGAGGCCTGCCAGGCGGCCCGGGCCCAGGCGATTTTAAGCGGCCAGACGCAGACGCTGATGTTGCGGCCGCGCGAGCGCGCTTTTGAAGCGCCGGGCAAAGGCTCGTTTGTGGTGCCGCAAAACGTGGGCATTGACGCGTTGGAGGTCAATTTTGTGGACGTGCGCGAATTCGACCACGCGCCGGTGCGCTTTTATCCCAACGGCACCAGTGACGAATTTACCGTGGTGTTCTCCTCCGCCCGGCATGAGCAGCGTTTCATTGAATTGGACTGCATCACCGCGCTGCCGCGGCTGGAAAATGAGCAGACCACCCGCTACCGGCGTTGAGACATGAGATGGCATGGACATGAGGGACGACTCCTGAACCCCGCCCGCCGCGCCTTCACCCTGGTGGAGGTGATGATTGCAGTGGGGATCTTTTTTATCGCCCTGCTCTCCATCCTGGGGGTGATGACTCGCGGTCTGGCCGCGGCGCGCGGCCTGCAGATCAGCGCGCCGGACACCGGCATGCTGGCGGCGGAGCGCTATGTCACCAACATGCTCGACGAAGCCACCTCCAGCGGAGATTTTGGCGACGCTTATCCGGGGTTCACCTGGGAGCGCGACGAGTACCCCGTGGCCTCCAACGGCTTGTGGCGGGCGGATTTCTTCGTCTTCAAACGCACCGATCGGGGCCCGCTGTTGTATGACACCCTGAGCATCTGGCTCTACAAACCGGATTCCAAAATGAAAGGCGGCATCAGCCGCCCCGCGTTTGAAAGTGACAACGTCGATTTGCGGTAAGGCCATGAATGCGCCGCACTTTATACCTCCCTGGCACCGGCTCCCGCGTGGCTTCACGCTGCTGGAGGTCATGCTGGCGCTGGGCATTTTTTCCATGGTTTTGGTGTCCATCTACGCCACCTGGAGCGCGTTGACCAAGGGCGCCCGCATTGCCGGGGACGCCACCGCGGCGGTGCAGCGCGCCCGCATGACCGTGCGGGCCATTGAGGACGCCTTGAACACAGCCCAGATTTACGCCGGCAACCCGGATAAATACTGGTTTGAAGCCCGCAAGGCAGGGGAGTTTTCCGCCCTGAGTCTGACCGCCCGCCTGCCGGCTACTTTTCCCGGCAGCGGTCTGTACGGGGAGCAGCGCCTGCGGCTGGTGGAATTCATTGTGGAAGAGGGGCCGGACTCGACGCGGGAGTTGCACCTCTATCAAAAAGCGGTGCTGGCGCCGGACAATGAGCCGCCCTATCGCATCACGCTGGGGCGGGATGTCACGCTCTTCAAACTCGAGTTCTGGGATCCGCAAAAAAAGGACTGGGTGGACGAGTGGCTCAACCGCCAGACCAACAGCATCCCCCCGCTGGTGCGGGTGTCGGTGGGCATGGGGCCCCGCTCGCGGCAGTTTGGCGATGACCGCGAGCTGGTTTCGCGCGTCATTGCGCCGGCGGCGATCGTGGTGCCGCGCGAGTACCAGATCCCGGGCACGGCCCAGCCGCCCACCCTGCCGCCCGGCACGCCGGTGCGCAGCGGCAGCGGCACCGTGACCCCGCCCGTTACTCCCACCCCGGCGCCGGGGCTGGGCTTCCCGGGCGGCATCCCGGGCAACTGAACCAGGCACGATGCGCACCCGCCCACCATCTCCCGTTCACCGTGGCATTGCCCTCATCATTGTGATGGTGGTCATCACCTTTTTTAGCATGCTGGCCGCAGCGTTTGCCTACCGCATCAAGGTGGAGACACGGCTGGCGCGCAATGCCGCTTACAATGCGGAAATGGACTGGCTGGGGCGCTCGGGGGTGGAACTGGCCAAATATGTCATCGGGGTGCAGCGCACCATTCCCAATGAGCCGTACGATTCGCTCAATCAAAAATGGGCCGGGGGTCCGGGCAATTCCAACAGCATCCTCGCCAACGTCCGCCTGAATGACATCGAGCTGGGCCGGGGGCGGTTCAGTGTGAAAATCACCGACTGTGAGCGCAAAATCAACATCAACCTGGCCAACGAAATCATCCTCAATCATGTGCTGGCGGTGATTGGCGTGGAGGCGTCCGAGTCGGCGGCCATTGTCGGCTCCATTCTGGACTGGATTGATCCGGATGATCAGACCCATTTGAACGGCGCGGAAAATGATTATTACCTTTCGCTGGACCCGCCCTACCGCGCCAAAAATGGGCCCTTGGACGACATCAATGAATTGTTGCTCGTCAAGGGGGTGACGCCGGAGCTTTTCTGGGGGCCCAAATACTCCGGGCCGCCCACGGTCACCCAGCGCTCACGCACCCGCTTTGGGTTGGAGCCGGAGCCGGTCACTTACTCGGTGGGGCTGGTGGATGTGTTCACGCCGTTGTCGGCGCGTTTTGTGAACATTAACACGGCCAGCGCCACCGTGTTGCAAATGTGCCCGGGCGTGGATGAAACCATCGCCCAGGCCATCATCGAGCAACGCGCCGGCCCGGACGGGGTGGACGGGACGGAGGATGACACGCCCTTTCGCAACGTCATGGAATTAACCCGCATCCCCGGTCTCTTTGGGCCGGGAGCCGCGCCCCCGGCGCCGGGACAGCCAGGCCGGCCGGCGGCGCCGCCAGCCAGTCCGCTCACGAGTTTTTTCAGCACGCAAAGTTTTACCTTCGAGGTGGAGGTGGACGTGCGCCTGGACGACCAGCAGCGCACGTATTACGCCATCCTCCGGCGCGTGGACCAGCGCAACGTGCAGGTGCTCAACCTGTGGTGGCGCTGAGCCCGACCACGCCGGGCGCCCGGCCCGCCAACTTGAATCTTGCCACGCCGCCGCAAATCCCGCTTCAATAGGCCACCAACCGAAGTAGCATTATGATTTTAATGGGCATTGGCGATGAGGCGGGCGCGCATCTCGACGCGCAAATCAAAGCACTGCACACCCTGGGCTGGCAGTACCTCGAGGCGCGCGTGGTGGAAGTGCCGGGCTTTCCCAAGGGCAATTTTCATGACATTCCGGAGCCGGCCTTCGAGCAGGTGGTGGAAAAATTGCAGCAGGCGGGCCTTCGCGTGTACTGCTTCGGCTCGGCCATCATGAATTGGGCCAAAACCGTCGAGACGCCCTTCGAGGTGACCCTGGCCGAGGTCGAGCGGGCCATCCCGCGGATGCAGCGGCTGGGGACAAAATACGTGCGGATCATGAGCTTCAAGCCCGGCCCCGAGGACGACACCATCCCGCCGGTCGTGTTCGAGCGCGTGCGCGAGGTCACCCGCCGGTTTCTGGACGCCGGATTGCAACCTGTGCACGAGAATTGCATGAATTATGGCGGCATGAGCTGGCGTCATGCCCTGGAGCTGCTGGAAAAAGTGCCCGGTCTCAAATGGGTGTTTGACACTGCCAACCCAGTCTTCAATCCCGATCGCTCACGGCCCCGGCCGTGGCCGCGCCAGGATGCGTGGGAGTTTTGGACGCATGTGCGCGATCACGTGGTGCACATCCACATCAAGGACGCCACGTGGAATCCGGCCAAAAATGATGCGGACTACAACTGGCCCGGCGAAGGGCAGGGGTATGTGCGGGAAATTTTGCGCGACGCCCTGGCGCGTGGTTATCAGGCGGGGGTTTCGATTGAGCCGCATCTGGCGGTGGTGTTTCACGATGCCAGCAGCCAGGCCTCCGCCGACGCCGCCTTCCAGAGTTTCGTGGAGTACGGGCGGCGGCTGGAGCAATTGATCGCCAGTCTGCGCGCCTGAGGCAAAGGCCCCGGCGAGGACGGCGGCGCAGAATGGCGGCCGGGCGCGCTAAGCGCACGACGGCGGCGCTTCGCGCAGTTGCGCCAGCAGCCGGGCGCGCATCTGCTCCAACCAATGCTGCAGCTCCGCGCCGGCGTAGTCGGGATAGGTCCACGGCAGGGCGGCGAAGCGGCCGTCGCGGTAAAGCAGCGCCAGGTCCGCGTACACCCCGCGCCCCAAATAAACCCGGTGCGGACTTTTCTTGCCGGTGGCGAGGATGAGATTTTCCACGGTGAGCATGCCCGGATCCAGATTCACGCGGCGGCGGCCGTCGGAATGAGCCAGGCGTTTCTCGAGGGACGCCGTGTAGTGCTTGATCTCCACGAGCCGCTCGGGGGAAGTCAGGGGCGCAAAGGACACCGCCAGCCGCCACAGGGGCGCGCCCATTTCCGGCTCATAATAACGGGTAAAATTGAAGGGCAGGGGCGGGCTGATTAGATCCGGCGCGCCGAGGACAGCCTCCATGGCGTTCATGGCCTCGGTGGCTTCCGCCGTCACCGCCCCCTGCGGCGAGCCACCGTAGAGCAGGGACAGAAAAACTTTGGCGCGGGGCGGTGGCTGAAACTCGCTCATGCGGGCACGGGAAGACAGACTTCACCCTGGCGCAGGTTGCGGGCCTCGAGCAATGCCGCCAGTTGCTGGTACAGGCGGTTGGGCTCCCATTCCCAGCGCGGCGCGAGCAGCAAATCCGGCCGGCAGGTGCTCCACAAGCGATGCAGCACCACCGTGCGGGGGATTTCCGGCAGCAGCGCGCACAGCCAGTCCAGATACTCCGCGGGTTCGGGCAGCGGCCAGGGACGGCGCGCATACTGACGCGCCAGCGGAGTGCCTTTGACAATTTGGAGATGGTGCAGCTTGAGGTGTTGCACGCCGGCCGCCACCACCATCTGCACACTCTGCCGCATATCTTCCAGCCTTTCACCGGGCAGACCGAGAATCAGGTGCGCCCCCAGCTCGAAGCGGCTGCGGCTGCGTATGCGCACGGCTGCCGCCATGAAATCGGCGGTGGTATGGCCGCGGTTCATCGCCGCCAGCACCTTGTCATTGGCCGTTTGCAGGCCCACCTCCACCATCACCACCTTGTTGCGCCAGGCCTCCGCCAGGGACTCCAGACGCTGGAGGAATTCTTCCGAGGCATAATCCGGCCGGGTGCTCACAATCAACCCCAGACAGTCCGGATCTTTCAAGGCGGTCTGAAAGGCGTGCGCCAGGGTGGGCCAGTCTCCCGCCGAGGCGGTTTCCTGTTGAAAACCCGCCATAAAACAGCGGACCCGCAGTTGCCGCAAATAGGCGCGCCCCAGTTCCAGCTGCTCTTCCACCGACTGGCCGGGCTGCAGGTAATAAGGCCGAAAACTCTCCGGCGCACAATAGGCGCATCCTCCCTGCTCGCGGTGCGGACAGGAGATGCCGGTGGTCAGGATGATTTTCCCTACCGGTTCACCCCATCTGCGGCGGGCATAATCACGCCATAAATTGATGCGCTTCGGCGCCATCATCACGCGCGAGTTGTACAATATATCACGCCGCTGCCAACCGACAATCGGTTGGCTCATCTTAAGACAAATACCCCCCACGCCGCAGGGCTGGCGGGGGGCGATAGCCGGCCGGCCTTGGCTTACAACGGCTTGATGCGGATGTTCTTGAACTGCACCACCATGGGCGGGCCAACGTGAATTTGCAGTGCAATCACCCCGGACTTGGCGGCCTTGGCGGTGTGTTCGTCCACCACGTCCACGGTCTGCCGGCCATTGATGAAGTGCTGCAGATGGTTGCCTTTGGCAACGATGACGTAGTCATTCCAGTCCTCATTTTTGATCGAGGCCTGGATTTCGTTGGAATCTCCCACGGAGCCCACCACTTCAATTTTGACCTTGTTGGCATCCTGCGGATCGGCGCGCAGGATCGTCTTTTCCCCGCGCTTGGCCAGAATGCCCCGCCCGCCTTCTTCATAAAGAATGCCGGAGTAATTTTTGCCCGCTTCGAAGTCGGCCTGGTACCCCTGCACAATGGGGCCGAAGGGGCCGTCCTTGGGCACGCGGCTGCGGTATTGAATGCCGGAGTTGCCCTTTTCGATGCGATAGGACAGGCGCAGCTCAAAATCACTGAACTCCCGGTTGGTGTACACCAGGAAGGTGTTGTGGGTCAGCTTGGGCTCCGCCTTGGTGATGCCGGTGATGACGCCCTCTTTGACGCTCCACAAGTCCGGATTGCCGCGCCAGCCCGCCAGATCCCTGCCATTAAACAGGGAGATGAAGCCGGGTTCGACGGTTTGCGCCTGCGCCGGCAGGGGGTGGAGCGACCAGATCGTGGAGCATGCCAGCACGGCGAGGAAAAGCGATGTTCTTTTCATAAGGTATTCAGCGTCAGTTGACCATGAGAATGGACGTCTCGCAACCCTAAAACCTTCATCCTTTTTGCGTGACAAATGCCGCCGCTTGTGGCACATGCTGCGCTCCATGAAAACAATGCGTCTTGGCTTGTTGGCATGGGCGTGCAGTCTGGCGCTGGCCTGCGTGGCCTGGGGCGCCGAAACCTCCACTTCAACCGAGGGCAAAAAATTGAATACCAACGAAGTTGCAGTCTTGAAAACCACGCTGGGCGAGATGGTCATTGAATTCTGGCCCGACGTGGCGCCGAAAACCGTGGAAAATTTCGTCACCCTGGCCAAAAAGGGGTTTTATGACGGCACCTGTTTCCACCGCATCATTAAAGGTTTTATGATCTAGGGCGGCGATCCCCTCACCAAGGACCCGGCCAAAGAGGCCATGTGGGGCACCGGCGGACCGGGCTACACCATCAAGGCGGAGTTCAATGACCGGCCCCATGACAAGGGCGTGATCTCCATGGCCCGCAGCGCCCATCCCGACTCGGCCGGCTCGCAATTCTTCATCGTCCACGCCCGGGCGCCGCACCTGGACCGCCAGTACACCGCCTTTGGCAAGGTGATCAAGGGCGAGGACGTGCTGGACAAGATTGCTTCAGTGCCGTGCGCGTCCAACGGGCGCGAGATGAGCAAGCCGACCCAGCGCATTGAGGTTATCAGCGTCAAGATCGTGGATCGGGCCACGCTCAAGTAGGCCGCAGTCTATGGCTTCAGTTCACCCGCGGAGCCATCTCCGCGGGTGTTTTGTTTTCCGGCTCAGAGGAGCAACATCGCATCGCCGTAACTGAAAAAGCGATAGCGTTGCGCCACCGCCTCGCGATAGGCGCGCAGGATCAGCTCGCGCCCCTCCGTGCGGCCGGGCGCCGCAAACGCGCTCACCAGCATCAGCAGCGTGGATTTGGGCAGATGGAAATTGGTCAGTAAAACGTTCACCGCGGCAAAGTGGCACGGAGGATGGATGAACAGGCGGGTCCGGCCGGTCTGGGACACGATATGTCCCCCATGCAGCCGGGCCACCGTTTCCAGCACGCGCAGCGCGGTGGTCCCCACCGCCACCACCCGCCCGCCGGCGGCACGGGCGCGCTCAATGATTTCCGCCGCCTCGGGGCTGACGGCATAACGCTCCTCGTGCATGACGTGGTCTTCCACCCGCGCCACTTTCACCGGGGCAAAGGTGCCCACGCCCACGTGCAGCGT belongs to Verrucomicrobiia bacterium and includes:
- a CDS encoding type II secretion system F family protein; this translates as MPQFTYKARRRNGEVVTGVLEVPDRSAALAQIERLGLLPVMVDQPKGGVVVDKAARKGVGAPAAAGASALLPPGLRELFLRQRRPKLQEVATFTQQLANLLHSGMPLTVALNSMTHLESKGIPAEVSRQLRQDVTEGRSLSDAMARQPLIFSDMYVNMVRAGEQSGALVDVLRRLAEHYTRFAEVQAKFVSALIYPAVVTFVGIGIIVFFMTFMLPKFKEIFEGIKVPLPRPTQILMKVGDLMVSPSFWVISGLVISALAVLFMRFKNSPGGRRTLDGWKLRLPVVGQIFRLNLYAQFARVLATLLQNGVPVLTALKITEQVIPNQVLKEAIAQTREAVTDGKTLAQPLARSKVFPQLMIDLIKIGEETGDVPGALRNLADTYENELSLALRVMTNLIEPVMIIVMAVGVGLLLFSILSAMFEITNSIGRG
- a CDS encoding prepilin-type N-terminal cleavage/methylation domain-containing protein, with product MKRRPGAKVTGGPAAGAGRGAFTLVELMIVVAIMGLVVGIGIPAIFRAAEKDALRATVTAMMEACQAARAQAILSGQTQTLMLRPRERAFEAPGKGSFVVPQNVGIDALEVNFVDVREFDHAPVRFYPNGTSDEFTVVFSSARHEQRFIELDCITALPRLENEQTTRYRR
- a CDS encoding prepilin-type N-terminal cleavage/methylation domain-containing protein, producing MRWHGHEGRLLNPARRAFTLVEVMIAVGIFFIALLSILGVMTRGLAAARGLQISAPDTGMLAAERYVTNMLDEATSSGDFGDAYPGFTWERDEYPVASNGLWRADFFVFKRTDRGPLLYDTLSIWLYKPDSKMKGGISRPAFESDNVDLR
- a CDS encoding prepilin-type N-terminal cleavage/methylation domain-containing protein produces the protein MNAPHFIPPWHRLPRGFTLLEVMLALGIFSMVLVSIYATWSALTKGARIAGDATAAVQRARMTVRAIEDALNTAQIYAGNPDKYWFEARKAGEFSALSLTARLPATFPGSGLYGEQRLRLVEFIVEEGPDSTRELHLYQKAVLAPDNEPPYRITLGRDVTLFKLEFWDPQKKDWVDEWLNRQTNSIPPLVRVSVGMGPRSRQFGDDRELVSRVIAPAAIVVPREYQIPGTAQPPTLPPGTPVRSGSGTVTPPVTPTPAPGLGFPGGIPGN
- a CDS encoding general secretion pathway protein GspK codes for the protein MRTRPPSPVHRGIALIIVMVVITFFSMLAAAFAYRIKVETRLARNAAYNAEMDWLGRSGVELAKYVIGVQRTIPNEPYDSLNQKWAGGPGNSNSILANVRLNDIELGRGRFSVKITDCERKININLANEIILNHVLAVIGVEASESAAIVGSILDWIDPDDQTHLNGAENDYYLSLDPPYRAKNGPLDDINELLLVKGVTPELFWGPKYSGPPTVTQRSRTRFGLEPEPVTYSVGLVDVFTPLSARFVNINTASATVLQMCPGVDETIAQAIIEQRAGPDGVDGTEDDTPFRNVMELTRIPGLFGPGAAPPAPGQPGRPAAPPASPLTSFFSTQSFTFEVEVDVRLDDQQRTYYAILRRVDQRNVQVLNLWWR
- a CDS encoding sugar phosphate isomerase/epimerase produces the protein MILMGIGDEAGAHLDAQIKALHTLGWQYLEARVVEVPGFPKGNFHDIPEPAFEQVVEKLQQAGLRVYCFGSAIMNWAKTVETPFEVTLAEVERAIPRMQRLGTKYVRIMSFKPGPEDDTIPPVVFERVREVTRRFLDAGLQPVHENCMNYGGMSWRHALELLEKVPGLKWVFDTANPVFNPDRSRPRPWPRQDAWEFWTHVRDHVVHIHIKDATWNPAKNDADYNWPGEGQGYVREILRDALARGYQAGVSIEPHLAVVFHDASSQASADAAFQSFVEYGRRLEQLIASLRA
- a CDS encoding DUF4416 family protein encodes the protein MSEFQPPPRAKVFLSLLYGGSPQGAVTAEATEAMNAMEAVLGAPDLISPPLPFNFTRYYEPEMGAPLWRLAVSFAPLTSPERLVEIKHYTASLEKRLAHSDGRRRVNLDPGMLTVENLILATGKKSPHRVYLGRGVYADLALLYRDGRFAALPWTYPDYAGAELQHWLEQMRARLLAQLREAPPSCA
- a CDS encoding TIGR01212 family radical SAM protein (This family includes YhcC from E. coli K-12, an uncharacterized radical SAM protein.) → MSQPIVGWQRRDILYNSRVMMAPKRINLWRDYARRRWGEPVGKIILTTGISCPHREQGGCAYCAPESFRPYYLQPGQSVEEQLELGRAYLRQLRVRCFMAGFQQETASAGDWPTLAHAFQTALKDPDCLGLIVSTRPDYASEEFLQRLESLAEAWRNKVVMVEVGLQTANDKVLAAMNRGHTTADFMAAAVRIRSRSRFELGAHLILGLPGERLEDMRQSVQMVVAAGVQHLKLHHLQIVKGTPLARQYARRPWPLPEPAEYLDWLCALLPEIPRTVVLHRLWSTCRPDLLLAPRWEWEPNRLYQQLAALLEARNLRQGEVCLPVPA
- a CDS encoding DUF1080 domain-containing protein, which gives rise to MKRTSLFLAVLACSTIWSLHPLPAQAQTVEPGFISLFNGRDLAGWRGNPDLWSVKEGVITGITKAEPKLTHNTFLVYTNREFSDFELRLSYRIEKGNSGIQYRSRVPKDGPFGPIVQGYQADFEAGKNYSGILYEEGGRGILAKRGEKTILRADPQDANKVKIEVVGSVGDSNEIQASIKNEDWNDYVIVAKGNHLQHFINGRQTVDVVDEHTAKAAKSGVIALQIHVGPPMVVQFKNIRIKPL